A single genomic interval of Desulfovibrio sp. JC022 harbors:
- a CDS encoding helix-turn-helix transcriptional regulator, which yields MLELTKKSTTEKSAELCLKVPADEIHIIGEALKNFLRLAKYEVREVNGVGEEIFSAEEVLPEPTPASNLRGARFREDLTQAELAAKVGVHKNHISDMEREVRTISIDMAKRLGKALNTSYKRFL from the coding sequence ATGTTGGAACTCACGAAAAAGTCAACTACGGAAAAATCAGCTGAACTCTGCCTGAAAGTTCCAGCCGATGAAATCCATATCATTGGCGAAGCCCTCAAAAATTTCCTGCGACTGGCAAAATACGAAGTTCGGGAAGTCAACGGCGTAGGAGAGGAAATTTTCAGCGCGGAAGAAGTTCTTCCTGAACCGACTCCTGCCTCAAACCTGCGCGGCGCACGCTTTCGCGAAGACCTGACTCAGGCAGAGCTTGCCGCAAAGGTCGGAGTCCATAAAAATCATATCTCCGATATGGAAAGAGAAGTGCGTACAATAAGCATTGATATGGCCAAACGATTGGGCAAGGCCCTGAACACCTCCTACAAACGTTTTCTGTAA
- a CDS encoding HAD family hydrolase, whose amino-acid sequence MISLDIPGFAKLEIEHIVLDYNGTLALDGNLLPGVGKLLLELAEDVQIHVLTADTLGQCEEELSGLPVKIHIIGGSPEDQSKLEYLNVLGPDKCACIGNGRNDMLMLRQAALGIIISGAECMSMKAARSADLVATDISSALGLFTHPVRLLTTLRN is encoded by the coding sequence ATGATCAGCCTCGACATTCCCGGATTCGCCAAGCTTGAAATCGAGCACATTGTTCTGGATTACAACGGAACCCTCGCCCTTGACGGCAACCTGCTGCCCGGCGTGGGCAAGCTGCTTCTGGAGCTTGCTGAAGACGTGCAGATTCACGTACTCACTGCCGATACGCTGGGCCAATGTGAAGAGGAACTTTCCGGCCTGCCCGTCAAAATCCATATCATCGGCGGCAGTCCCGAAGATCAATCCAAGCTTGAGTACTTGAACGTCCTTGGTCCTGATAAATGCGCCTGCATCGGCAATGGCCGCAACGACATGCTCATGCTCAGACAGGCCGCGCTCGGCATCATCATCTCCGGGGCCGAATGCATGTCCATGAAAGCCGCACGTTCCGCTGATCTGGTGGCAACAGATATCTCCAGTGCGCTAGGCCTATTTACCCATCCCGTGCGTCTGCTTACGACTCTGCGAAATTAA
- a CDS encoding response regulator — MSGQTAKNTVLVVENSNTQARIITEHIESITPFDTMVVNSMDELESKLENDGDDVFIAVLNLNIKGAPDGEAVDYVLSRKIPCIVLTSTFDEEIRNRFIEKSVLDYFNKSRREDLEEMVDLIHRIHSNHEIKVVVAEDNSTARKIMQMLLERLNFTVLAGNDGAEALELIKANPDVKLLLTDYEMPNLDGFELVSEVRKTHSRDQLAILGVSAHDSGAITAKFLKRGANDFLKKPFEVEEFSWRVTNNLNELERIRSIKDAYSRDPLTGFSNLNFFLDKGRDLFEESTKKGNTPVVAAFSVDNMLEINSQYGWDGGFAAMKKASSLLDQHSLGWMLTARSDCGFYILADDLEVLKRDLGAVKAALASSQIVSGQDRFMVSASFTISKESGANLDASLTKAALVLKNIQGKGVNAFSFA; from the coding sequence ATGTCCGGCCAGACAGCGAAAAATACCGTACTTGTGGTTGAAAACAGCAACACTCAGGCAAGAATAATTACCGAGCATATAGAATCCATTACACCTTTTGATACCATGGTGGTCAACTCCATGGATGAGCTTGAAAGCAAGCTTGAGAATGATGGCGATGATGTTTTTATCGCAGTTCTGAACCTGAACATCAAAGGTGCCCCGGACGGGGAAGCTGTGGATTACGTCCTTTCCCGGAAGATTCCCTGTATCGTTCTCACCTCCACTTTTGATGAAGAAATCCGCAACCGTTTTATCGAGAAAAGCGTGCTGGACTATTTCAATAAATCCAGGCGTGAAGACCTTGAGGAAATGGTTGACCTGATCCATCGCATACATTCCAATCATGAAATCAAAGTGGTTGTAGCCGAGGACAACTCCACGGCCCGTAAAATTATGCAAATGTTGCTGGAGCGGCTTAACTTTACCGTTTTGGCCGGGAATGATGGTGCAGAAGCTCTCGAGCTGATCAAGGCCAACCCGGATGTGAAGCTGCTGCTTACCGACTATGAAATGCCTAATCTGGACGGTTTTGAGTTGGTCAGCGAGGTGCGTAAAACCCATAGCCGCGATCAGTTGGCAATACTTGGTGTTTCGGCCCATGATTCCGGAGCTATCACCGCTAAATTCCTTAAGCGCGGGGCCAATGATTTTCTTAAAAAACCTTTTGAGGTGGAAGAATTTTCATGGCGGGTTACCAATAATCTTAACGAGCTTGAGCGTATCCGTTCCATCAAGGACGCATACAGCCGTGACCCCCTGACCGGTTTTTCCAATCTCAATTTTTTCCTTGATAAGGGCCGTGACCTTTTTGAAGAATCCACTAAAAAAGGCAATACACCTGTTGTTGCAGCCTTTAGCGTGGACAATATGCTTGAAATCAACAGCCAATACGGCTGGGACGGCGGTTTTGCGGCCATGAAAAAGGCTTCTTCCCTGTTGGACCAACATTCTCTCGGCTGGATGCTGACCGCACGCAGTGATTGCGGTTTCTATATCCTTGCCGACGACCTTGAAGTATTGAAGCGTGATCTTGGTGCGGTTAAAGCGGCTCTTGCCAGCTCGCAGATTGTGTCCGGTCAGGACAGGTTTATGGTCAGCGCGTCTTTTACCATCAGCAAAGAGTCCGGTGCAAATCTTGATGCGAGCCTGACCAAGGCCGCACTGGTTTTGAAGAATATTCAAGGTAAGGGTGTGAATGCATTTAGTTTTGCTTAA
- a CDS encoding MucR family transcriptional regulator, translated as MEDYLKEALEIVKAQASVRTMSEEEMTSMVRKLSAGIQAIAENSLPAQEEAPACEPKKSIKEKSIVCCECGKSFKIITKKHLASHGLTPDEYREKYGLKKKTPLVCKSLQRERRKKMKEMKLWTKRGK; from the coding sequence GTGGAAGATTATCTGAAAGAAGCTTTGGAAATTGTCAAAGCACAAGCAAGCGTAAGAACCATGAGTGAAGAAGAGATGACTTCCATGGTCCGCAAACTCTCTGCCGGAATTCAGGCTATTGCCGAAAACTCCCTCCCCGCGCAGGAAGAAGCTCCCGCATGTGAGCCAAAAAAATCCATTAAGGAAAAATCCATTGTCTGCTGTGAATGTGGTAAATCCTTTAAGATCATCACCAAGAAGCACCTTGCTTCCCACGGTCTGACCCCTGATGAATACCGCGAAAAATACGGCCTCAAGAAAAAGACCCCGCTGGTCTGCAAATCTTTGCAGCGCGAACGCCGTAAAAAAATGAAGGAAATGAAACTCTGGACCAAGCGCGGTAAATAG
- a CDS encoding YidH family protein translates to MAGHDKDPLDNNELARMRTLLANERTFLAWCRTALGLFGFGFVIEKARLYMEKMLPGTPARMLSEMNFLGIFIIISGMVILTSAAFRFYRFEKSVGSRVRWTTPYPEMLVTVAVGVILIVSSIAGKMFF, encoded by the coding sequence ATGGCTGGACATGACAAAGACCCGCTGGACAATAACGAACTTGCCAGAATGCGTACGCTATTGGCTAATGAGCGGACGTTTCTGGCCTGGTGCCGGACTGCGCTGGGGTTGTTCGGTTTCGGTTTCGTTATTGAGAAGGCCAGATTATATATGGAAAAAATGTTGCCCGGAACCCCGGCGAGAATGCTGAGTGAGATGAATTTTCTGGGTATTTTCATTATTATTTCGGGGATGGTTATCCTGACCAGCGCGGCTTTCCGTTTTTATCGTTTTGAGAAGAGTGTCGGTTCAAGGGTCCGCTGGACTACCCCGTATCCTGAAATGCTGGTTACCGTGGCTGTGGGCGTAATTTTGATCGTAAGTTCTATAGCCGGAAAGATGTTTTTTTAA
- a CDS encoding N-acetylmuramoyl-L-alanine amidase has translation MRKFFIPNLIMALFLAGLLVSVIPASAFGASIKDDFTIAWKQFHALSKNKKKSQYRSEWEKVGKKFRNVFKRSTRGTYAPKSLYYLGRTYEELGNRSGMKKDFRTSVDYYGRMISNFPSHQWTDDSIYRRAEIRLRKLHEKDLAYSDYLTIVHRYAKSDMYSKARKRLDSMDRKGISGKKTKHKKPSGTIIPAKKASTKSSRKSSSKAKLLSVRYTSSDSYTRVVLDLDEEVRYRYQILNPNQSVNRPHRLYIDLENTVLGNGVHKATHVADGILKDIRSAQRDPRTTRVVLDFNAMQDYKIFPLENPFRLVVDVQAPEEGKVVENKSPVRHSTPRKSKPQKYTPPANSKKMAGELLEQLGLTFKTIMLDPGHGGKDPGASANGLKEKNINLRFAKILAAKLKKAGFTVMYTRTKDKFIPLEERTAMANIKKADMFISIHCNAHRSSRINGIETYTLNLARNRNAVRVAARENAVSAKRISDLQVILTDLMLNSKMKESKDLAKNIHTGSLKNIRRKWSVKDQGVREAPFYVLMGAKMPSVLIELGYLTNRTEAKRLKTDRYLSYIADGIVKGVLEYKKQIERYASL, from the coding sequence ATGCGCAAATTTTTTATTCCAAATCTGATCATGGCCCTTTTCCTTGCAGGACTGCTTGTTTCAGTCATACCTGCCAGCGCATTCGGGGCGAGTATAAAAGATGATTTCACTATTGCATGGAAGCAATTCCACGCTCTTTCCAAAAACAAAAAAAAATCTCAGTACCGTTCCGAATGGGAAAAAGTCGGTAAAAAATTCCGCAATGTATTTAAAAGGTCCACTCGAGGAACTTACGCCCCTAAATCCCTTTACTATTTAGGCAGAACCTACGAGGAACTGGGCAACCGCAGCGGCATGAAAAAAGATTTCCGCACTTCGGTTGATTACTACGGGCGCATGATATCCAACTTTCCCTCCCACCAGTGGACGGACGACAGCATCTACCGCCGTGCAGAGATCAGATTACGTAAACTGCACGAAAAAGACCTTGCCTATTCTGACTACCTGACCATCGTACACCGCTATGCCAAGTCGGATATGTATTCCAAGGCCCGCAAACGACTGGACTCCATGGACCGGAAAGGTATTTCAGGGAAAAAGACAAAACATAAAAAGCCTTCCGGAACCATTATCCCGGCTAAAAAGGCATCTACAAAAAGCAGTAGAAAATCGTCAAGTAAGGCCAAGCTTCTTTCAGTGCGCTATACCAGCAGTGACAGCTACACCCGTGTGGTTCTCGACCTCGACGAAGAGGTGCGTTACCGCTATCAGATTCTGAATCCGAACCAGAGTGTAAACCGCCCGCACAGGCTTTATATCGACCTTGAGAACACTGTTCTGGGCAACGGAGTACACAAGGCAACCCATGTTGCGGACGGCATTCTCAAAGATATTCGATCCGCCCAGCGTGACCCCCGGACCACCCGCGTGGTGCTCGATTTCAATGCCATGCAGGATTACAAAATTTTCCCACTGGAAAATCCCTTCAGGCTGGTTGTTGACGTTCAGGCACCCGAAGAAGGAAAAGTGGTGGAAAACAAAAGTCCGGTCCGCCATTCCACACCCAGGAAATCCAAACCTCAAAAATACACCCCCCCGGCAAACAGCAAAAAAATGGCCGGAGAACTGCTGGAACAGCTGGGCCTGACTTTCAAAACCATCATGCTTGATCCCGGTCACGGCGGAAAAGACCCCGGAGCATCTGCCAACGGACTGAAAGAAAAGAACATCAACCTGCGTTTTGCCAAAATACTTGCCGCAAAACTCAAGAAAGCCGGGTTCACAGTCATGTACACCCGGACCAAGGATAAGTTCATCCCTCTTGAAGAACGGACCGCCATGGCCAACATCAAGAAGGCTGACATGTTTATTTCCATCCACTGCAACGCGCACCGCAGTTCAAGGATCAACGGCATTGAAACCTATACCTTGAACCTTGCCCGCAACCGTAACGCGGTCCGTGTAGCTGCCCGTGAAAACGCGGTCTCAGCCAAGCGAATCAGTGATTTGCAGGTCATTCTTACCGATCTGATGCTCAATTCCAAGATGAAGGAAAGCAAGGATCTGGCTAAAAATATCCATACAGGATCACTGAAGAATATCCGCAGAAAATGGTCGGTAAAAGATCAGGGTGTACGCGAAGCTCCTTTCTACGTGCTTATGGGTGCGAAGATGCCTTCCGTGCTTATCGAGCTGGGTTATCTGACCAACCGCACTGAAGCCAAACGACTTAAGACCGACCGCTATCTTTCTTATATTGCCGACGGCATCGTAAAAGGTGTATTGGAATACAAGAAGCAGATTGAAAGGTACGCCAGTCTATAA
- the glpX gene encoding class II fructose-bisphosphatase — MEAPQRNLALDLVRVTEAAALASARWLGRGDKNAGDQAAVDAMRLSFNSLEISGTVVIGEGEKDHAPMLYNGEKLGLGEGPGMDVAVDPVEGTNLLAYGRPNAISVVGVAPTGMMLDPGPSYYMQKLVVPTAARNMVDINAPVKDNLVKIAKALNKDVDDLVVFVLEKPRHHGLIQEIRDAGARIQLHTDGDVAGALMVVDPRSPVDVMIGTGGTPEGVLAACAIRIMGGEMFAKFDPQSESEKGALEEQGYDLRNIMTVNDLVKSDDIFFSATGISGGTFLRGVRYLGYGAETTSLVMRGKTGTVRHIEAVHTWDKLMKISAVKYD, encoded by the coding sequence ATGGAAGCTCCCCAGAGAAATTTGGCTCTTGACCTTGTTAGGGTAACCGAAGCTGCGGCACTGGCTTCCGCCAGATGGCTGGGCCGGGGTGACAAAAACGCCGGTGATCAGGCTGCGGTCGATGCTATGCGTCTCAGTTTCAACAGCCTGGAAATCAGCGGTACAGTTGTTATCGGTGAAGGCGAGAAAGACCATGCTCCCATGCTTTACAACGGTGAGAAGCTGGGGCTTGGCGAAGGTCCGGGTATGGACGTTGCCGTGGACCCCGTTGAAGGCACCAACCTGCTGGCTTACGGTCGTCCCAACGCAATTTCTGTTGTCGGTGTTGCTCCCACCGGAATGATGCTTGACCCGGGTCCCAGCTACTACATGCAGAAGCTGGTTGTACCTACCGCCGCAAGGAACATGGTCGACATCAACGCTCCGGTCAAGGACAACCTCGTCAAGATTGCCAAGGCCCTGAACAAGGATGTGGACGACCTCGTTGTTTTCGTTCTGGAAAAACCGAGACACCACGGACTGATTCAGGAAATCCGCGATGCCGGGGCACGTATTCAGCTGCACACCGACGGTGATGTTGCCGGCGCACTTATGGTTGTTGACCCCCGTAGCCCGGTTGATGTTATGATCGGAACCGGCGGTACTCCCGAGGGGGTGCTTGCTGCCTGCGCTATCCGCATCATGGGTGGCGAAATGTTCGCAAAATTTGATCCTCAGTCCGAGTCTGAAAAAGGCGCTCTTGAAGAGCAGGGCTATGATCTGCGTAACATTATGACCGTAAATGATCTGGTCAAGAGTGATGATATCTTCTTTTCCGCCACCGGTATTTCCGGCGGAACCTTCCTGCGCGGAGTCCGTTACCTCGGCTACGGCGCGGAAACCACTTCTCTGGTCATGCGCGGCAAGACCGGAACCGTACGCCACATTGAAGCTGTCCACACATGGGATAAGCTCATGAAGATCAGTGCTGTTAAGTACGATTAG
- the waaF gene encoding lipopolysaccharide heptosyltransferase II — protein sequence MKKNYKKIALWQTAFLGDAVLTLPLIKALSLRFPDAEIHLFVRKGVEPLFEGQPELAGVHGFAKRGAQKGMGAARSYGAKLGRQGFDLWISAHTSMRSAVVSVSTGIKDRIGYDAPWYNSFVYSETVKRRFEEQEEVERLLALGEPLGISGKAPEVKLELPAARISEAEEFFKGLGDSPVIGVHPGSTWETKKWPEQNFAQVIDRCVGDGFKVILFGGPDEKELCQSILAQARQADAVINLAGKLGLQQLAAHIRQLDVYLTNDSGPMHIAWIQNVPVLAMFGPTVRKFGFFPRGANSTVLESGDDLKCRPCGLHGGKSCPEKHHKCMTDITARMVWNEILQKVGKGREKGNG from the coding sequence ATGAAAAAAAATTACAAAAAAATAGCCCTTTGGCAGACCGCCTTTCTTGGCGATGCAGTGCTGACCTTGCCCCTGATCAAAGCCCTTTCTTTGCGCTTTCCTGATGCGGAGATTCATCTTTTTGTGCGCAAGGGCGTGGAGCCTTTATTCGAAGGTCAGCCGGAACTTGCCGGGGTGCACGGTTTTGCCAAACGCGGCGCGCAAAAAGGCATGGGCGCCGCCCGCTCCTACGGCGCAAAGCTGGGCAGGCAGGGCTTCGATCTTTGGATCTCTGCACATACCAGCATGCGTTCGGCTGTGGTTTCAGTGTCCACCGGAATTAAAGACCGCATCGGCTACGATGCCCCGTGGTATAATAGTTTTGTGTATTCCGAGACAGTGAAACGGCGTTTTGAGGAGCAGGAAGAAGTGGAAAGATTGCTCGCTCTCGGTGAACCTCTGGGGATTTCCGGCAAGGCACCGGAGGTCAAGCTTGAGCTTCCCGCAGCTAGGATCAGTGAGGCGGAAGAATTTTTCAAGGGGCTTGGTGATAGCCCGGTGATAGGCGTCCATCCCGGATCTACTTGGGAGACCAAGAAATGGCCGGAGCAGAATTTTGCACAGGTGATCGATAGGTGCGTCGGTGATGGATTCAAAGTAATTCTCTTTGGCGGCCCTGACGAAAAAGAGCTTTGTCAGTCTATCTTGGCGCAGGCTAGGCAAGCTGATGCGGTCATCAATCTGGCTGGGAAACTGGGTTTGCAACAGCTTGCGGCCCACATTCGCCAACTGGACGTTTATCTGACCAATGATTCAGGTCCCATGCATATCGCATGGATTCAAAATGTGCCTGTGCTGGCTATGTTCGGGCCCACGGTGCGCAAGTTCGGGTTTTTTCCGCGCGGCGCAAATTCCACGGTGCTGGAAAGCGGAGATGATTTAAAATGCCGGCCCTGCGGATTGCATGGTGGTAAAAGCTGCCCGGAAAAGCATCATAAATGTATGACTGATATTACGGCCCGGATGGTTTGGAATGAAATTTTGCAGAAGGTCGGAAAAGGCAGGGAGAAAGGGAATGGTTAA
- a CDS encoding methyl-accepting chemotaxis protein encodes MSISAKNKIVFSVFAFFTVVVIVMTGISYQSFSLSSHKAELDELDTVSRAVGKAVGEKTDIYFNALELAARMFNGVPNLSGDELLTYRINLSKQLKEQTRAGEAYFCFSDGSTYTAGREGIIPNFKVKAKQREWYKRLFGGEKRIITTPYTSSIGAIVMAAGVPIMKDGRMQATLCINLGLTDITEFANSVLDHKNIFLTRADGYIMANRDKELIGKSLWESIPELEKYRDQTSNGRVKFSLDGKSYEGSLYIIEGLNWKVWTYEELDVINQDSTANLQQNAIVAVLALILAALMLNFLASSLIFKPLGKGVEFAAAVAGGDLDKTLDVQQNDEVGVLAEALRTMVGKLKDMIRDTEEKSALAEQEAERARKAMAEAEEAREQADRATREGILQAASQIEGVVDRIASGTEELAAQADEINNSTEVQRERMTETATSMEQMNASVLEVARNSGDAASNAMSTQEAADKGTNLVNKVIESVSNVQQQTQAMKADLTSLGEQADSIGAIMDVINDIADQTNLLALNAAIEAARAGEAGRGFAVVADEVRKLAEKTIGATQQVGESISSIQAAARKNIKSMDHAAGSVDETTELAANSGEVLENILNYAQENAEQVQSIATAAEEQSAASEEINQAVEEVSRISAETSESMAQSAIAIEELAEMTSELSKIVDQLKQS; translated from the coding sequence AAGGCTGTAGGGGAAAAGACCGATATTTATTTCAATGCTCTTGAGCTGGCTGCACGGATGTTCAACGGCGTGCCGAACTTATCCGGCGATGAGCTACTAACTTACCGAATCAATCTTTCCAAACAGCTAAAAGAGCAGACCAGAGCCGGCGAGGCTTATTTTTGTTTTTCTGATGGCAGTACATATACTGCCGGTCGAGAAGGGATAATCCCCAATTTTAAAGTCAAAGCAAAGCAACGTGAGTGGTACAAACGGTTATTCGGTGGGGAAAAAAGGATAATTACCACTCCTTATACTTCTTCCATCGGTGCAATTGTTATGGCTGCCGGTGTTCCCATTATGAAAGACGGGAGGATGCAAGCAACTTTGTGCATCAACCTCGGACTGACTGATATTACCGAATTTGCTAACAGCGTACTGGATCACAAAAATATATTTCTGACTCGTGCTGACGGCTACATTATGGCCAACCGGGATAAAGAGCTTATCGGTAAAAGTCTTTGGGAAAGCATACCTGAACTTGAAAAGTATCGCGACCAGACTTCAAACGGTAGGGTTAAGTTTTCTCTTGACGGCAAATCTTACGAAGGAAGTCTCTATATTATTGAAGGGTTGAACTGGAAAGTCTGGACCTATGAAGAACTGGACGTAATTAATCAGGATTCCACTGCCAACCTGCAACAGAATGCTATTGTTGCTGTTCTTGCTCTCATTCTGGCTGCTTTGATGCTTAATTTTCTTGCTTCTTCACTAATCTTCAAGCCGCTCGGCAAGGGTGTTGAGTTTGCGGCAGCCGTGGCAGGCGGTGATCTGGATAAGACCCTTGATGTTCAACAGAATGATGAGGTGGGGGTATTGGCCGAAGCCCTGCGGACCATGGTCGGCAAGCTTAAGGACATGATTCGTGATACTGAAGAGAAAAGTGCACTTGCCGAGCAGGAAGCAGAGCGAGCGCGCAAGGCTATGGCGGAAGCTGAAGAAGCGCGTGAACAGGCTGACCGGGCTACGAGGGAAGGAATTCTTCAGGCTGCATCCCAGATTGAAGGTGTGGTGGATCGTATTGCCTCCGGCACTGAAGAACTTGCAGCACAGGCTGATGAGATTAATAACTCTACAGAGGTCCAGCGGGAGCGTATGACCGAGACCGCAACCAGTATGGAGCAGATGAACGCGTCTGTTTTAGAAGTGGCCCGTAATTCCGGTGATGCCGCCTCCAATGCCATGAGTACGCAAGAAGCTGCGGACAAGGGAACTAATCTGGTCAATAAGGTTATTGAGTCGGTCAGTAATGTTCAGCAGCAGACTCAGGCCATGAAAGCCGACCTCACTTCTTTGGGAGAACAGGCGGACAGCATCGGCGCGATTATGGATGTGATTAATGATATTGCCGACCAGACCAATCTGCTGGCTTTGAACGCTGCTATTGAGGCGGCCCGTGCGGGTGAGGCCGGACGCGGATTTGCCGTTGTTGCCGATGAGGTCCGAAAGTTGGCGGAAAAAACAATCGGGGCAACTCAGCAGGTTGGGGAAAGTATTTCTTCCATTCAGGCAGCTGCCCGCAAGAATATTAAATCCATGGATCATGCGGCCGGGTCAGTTGATGAGACTACTGAATTGGCTGCAAATTCCGGTGAAGTTCTGGAAAATATCTTGAACTATGCCCAGGAGAATGCTGAGCAGGTTCAGTCTATTGCAACTGCGGCAGAAGAGCAGTCTGCAGCATCTGAAGAGATTAATCAGGCTGTGGAGGAGGTTTCCAGAATATCTGCCGAAACCTCAGAGAGTATGGCCCAGTCCGCCATTGCCATTGAAGAATTGGCGGAAATGACCAGCGAATTAAGTAAGATTGTGGATCAGTTGAAGCAGTCTTAA
- a CDS encoding cytotoxic translational repressor of toxin-antitoxin stability system, producing the protein MEWKIIFTGKSRKQINKLPPKVLEALNFLRSDIEADGLTQQSWPNYGKLKGKKGFHHCHLNKGKPRYVAVWCVENNKIKVVEIRYVGTHEKVNYGKIS; encoded by the coding sequence ATGGAATGGAAAATAATATTCACTGGCAAATCCCGAAAACAAATTAACAAACTGCCACCCAAGGTACTTGAAGCGTTAAATTTCCTGCGTAGTGATATTGAAGCAGACGGCCTGACCCAACAAAGCTGGCCTAATTACGGCAAACTAAAAGGTAAAAAAGGATTTCACCATTGCCATTTGAACAAGGGTAAACCCCGCTATGTGGCTGTCTGGTGTGTAGAAAATAACAAAATCAAGGTTGTGGAGATTCGCTATGTTGGAACTCACGAAAAAGTCAACTACGGAAAAATCAGCTGA